One part of the Nymphaea colorata isolate Beijing-Zhang1983 chromosome 8, ASM883128v2, whole genome shotgun sequence genome encodes these proteins:
- the LOC116258706 gene encoding prohibitin-3, mitochondrial: MGSSQAAVSFLTNVARAAIGLGASASLLSASLYTVDGGERAVLFDRFRGVLDETADEGTHFLIPWLQKPYIFDIRTRPHTFSSISGTKDLQMVNLTLRVLSRPQVTSLPAIFKTLGLEYDEKVLPSIGNEVLKAVVAQFNADQLLTERPHVSALVRESLIRRARDFNIVLDDVAITHLSYGPEFSRAVEQKQVAQQEAERSKFVVAKAEQERRAAIIRAEGESEAAKLISDATSAAGMGLIELRRIEASREIAATLAKSPNVAYLPGGNQMLMALNPTAGIGGR, encoded by the coding sequence ATGGGCAGCAGCCAGGCGGCAGTGTCGTTCCTGACGAATGTTGCGCGGGCGGCGATCGGTCTGGGCGCTAGCGCCTCGCTTCTGAGCGCTTCTCTATACACCGTGGACGGTGGTGAGCGGGCGGTGCTATTCGATCGGTTCCGGGGGGTTCTGGACGAAACGGCGGATGAGGGCACCCACTTCCTCATCCCTTGGCTCCAGAAGCCCTACATCTTCGACATTCGTACTCGCCCTCACACGTTCTCTTCCATCTCCGGCACGAAGGACCTCCAGATGGTGAACCTCACCCTAAGAGTGCTCTCGCGGCCTCAGGTCACCAGCCTTCCGGCCATTTTCAAGACGCTCGGCCTCGAGTACGATGAAAAGGTGCTGCCGTCGATCGGAAACGAGGTCCTCAAGGCTGTCGTAGCCCAGTTCAACGCGGACCAGCTCCTTACCGAACGGCCCCACGTCTCCGCCCTCGTCCGCGAGTCACTCATCCGCCGCGCTCGCGACTTCAACATCGTCCTCGACGACGTTGCCATCACCCACCTTTCCTACGGCCCTGAGTTCTCCAGGGCCGTCGAGCAAAAGCAGGTCGCTCAGCAGGAAGCGGAGAGATCGAAATTCGTGGTCGCTAAGGCTGAACAGGAACGACGGGCTGCGATTATCAGGGCGGAGGGAGAAAGCGAGGCCGCCAAGCTAATCTCAGACGCCACTTCAGCCGCCGGTATGGGCCTCATTGAGCTCCGTAGGATAGAGGCCTCCAGGGAGATCGCTGCCACCCTCGCCAAGTCGCCGAATGTTGCATACCTGCCTGGGGGGAACCAGATGCTTATGGCGCTCAATCCGACTGCCGGGATTGGGGGACGTTGA
- the LOC116258704 gene encoding F-box protein SKIP28-like isoform X1, with protein MVSSLHDAHCAEEEMRANDDVNIPFGKEATDLVEVQDNSDACDHHKTSKASFPDGFLIADESFLASTSSDWTPGNPSRRSSSESDSRSDRSGEAIVDPGVPHEGMFFVLAYLELRDLLSVRKVCRSLRDAVNGDLLLWRDICVDRPLSWKLTNDALAQITGRAQGNLRSLTLRSCWMVTDVGLHRVIAENPRISEICLPGCVHVTADGIVKAVRTLAGIMGDGPLPLKRLALHGLQNLTAEHVGILNSMIKHSQQKQMHRYYGFSHSFTQGNDHHGVIDVDVCPKCEKVSLIFDCTRKECMEKRHHRLLQCRGCSLCIARCDDCGGCLRWDEFGQTFCGDLLCEKCWLQLPKCRFCNRSGCRRNVNHSLMETETGPICQHCCDSIKN; from the exons ATGGTTTCTTCTCTGCACGACGCTCATTGCgcagaagaagaaatgagagcGAACGACGATGTCAATATCCCATTTGGGAAGGAAGCGACGGATTTGGTTGAGGTACAGGATAATTCCGATGCGTGCGACCATCACAAAACTTCAAAAGCCTCTTTTCCGGACGGTTTCCTTATCGCGGACGAATCGTTCCTAGCCTCAACCTCATCGGATTGGACGCCTGGAAATCCAAGCCGTCGGAGCTCGTCTGAGTCGGATTCGAGGTCGGATCGCTCCGGGGAGGCCATTGTTGATCCGGGTGTTCCTCATGAGGGAATGTTCTTCGTCCTCGCCTATCTAGAGCTCAGGGATCTCTTATCCGTCCGGAAGGTATGCAGATCCCTGAGGGACGCGGTTAACGGTGACCTGTTGCTGTGGCGGGACATCTGTGTGGACCGGCCATTGAGTTGGAAGCTGACGAACGACGCCCTAGCGCAGATAACAGGAAGGGCACAGGGTAACCTTCGGTCATTGACATTGAGGAGTTGCTGGATGGTGACTGACGTTGGTCTCCACAGAGTGATAGCTGAAAATCCACGCATCTCTGAG ATTTGCCTACCCGGGTGTGTTCATGTTACTGCTGATGGTATAGTGAAAGCAGTGAGAACACTTGCTGGCATAATGGGTGATGGTCCACTTCCCTTGAAGCGCTTGGCTCTTCATGGCCTTCAGAATCTTACTGCAGAACACGTTGGCATCCTGAACTCAATGATAAAGCATAGCCAACAGAAACAAATGCATAGATATTATGGCTTCAGCCATTCTTTCACGCAAGGAAACGATCACCATGGTGTGATTGATGTCGATGTCTGTCCAAAATGCGAGAAGGTGAGCCTCATATTTGATTGCACGAGGAAAGAATGCATGGAGAAGAGGCATCATCGGCTCCTCCAATGTCGTGGGTGCTCGCTCTGTATAGCAAGGTGTGATGATTGTGGGGGTTGCCTCAGATGGGATGAGTTTGGACAAACCTTCTGCGGAGATCTGTTGTGCGAAAAATGCTGGTTGCAGCTCCCAAAATGCAGGTTTTGCAATCGATCTGGTTGCCGCAGGAATGTGAATCACTCATTGATGGAGACTGAAACTGGGCCCATCTGCCAACATTGTTGCGATTCAATCAAGAATTGA
- the LOC116258704 gene encoding F-box protein At3g27290-like isoform X2, with amino-acid sequence MVSSLHDAHCAEEEMRANDDVNIPFGKEATDLVEVQDNSDACDHHKTSKASFPDGFLIADESFLASTSSDWTPGNPSRRSSSESDSRSDRSGEAIVDPGVPHEGMFFVLAYLELRDLLSVRKVCRSLRDAVNGDLLLWRDICVDRPLSWKLTNDALAQITGRAQGNLRSLTLRSCWMVTDVGLHRVIAENPRISEALMSTD; translated from the exons ATGGTTTCTTCTCTGCACGACGCTCATTGCgcagaagaagaaatgagagcGAACGACGATGTCAATATCCCATTTGGGAAGGAAGCGACGGATTTGGTTGAGGTACAGGATAATTCCGATGCGTGCGACCATCACAAAACTTCAAAAGCCTCTTTTCCGGACGGTTTCCTTATCGCGGACGAATCGTTCCTAGCCTCAACCTCATCGGATTGGACGCCTGGAAATCCAAGCCGTCGGAGCTCGTCTGAGTCGGATTCGAGGTCGGATCGCTCCGGGGAGGCCATTGTTGATCCGGGTGTTCCTCATGAGGGAATGTTCTTCGTCCTCGCCTATCTAGAGCTCAGGGATCTCTTATCCGTCCGGAAGGTATGCAGATCCCTGAGGGACGCGGTTAACGGTGACCTGTTGCTGTGGCGGGACATCTGTGTGGACCGGCCATTGAGTTGGAAGCTGACGAACGACGCCCTAGCGCAGATAACAGGAAGGGCACAGGGTAACCTTCGGTCATTGACATTGAGGAGTTGCTGGATGGTGACTGACGTTGGTCTCCACAGAGTGATAGCTGAAAATCCACGCATCTCTGAG GCTTTAATGTCCACAGATTAA
- the LOC116258705 gene encoding GDSL esterase/lipase At5g37690 — MAAAVALVVSVLALSAMAKAGSPIVQYIFGDSLTEVGNNNYLASLAKANYPWYGIDYPSGITGRFTNGRTIGDILSEKLGVPSPPAYLSLSQNDDAILQGVNYASGGSGILNQTGVYFVQCLSFHQQIDYFEATKNAIKGKIGEQAAEKLVNNAIFYIGVGSNDFVNNFLQPFMPDAQQYDSDTFIDYLMSTLDGQLTRLHSLGARKIVYNGLGPMGCIPSQRVRTSTGECLESVNSLALKFNSALKAKTKELNSRLPDADFTVADIYSIVLDLIMNPATYGFKYANTSCCNVDGTLGGLCLPNTRLCSSRHDYVFWDAYHPSDAANVVIAEKLFNDPDLQIGARANGYSAPPSPKPQRKYRKAPPRMP; from the exons ATGGCTGCAGCAGTGGCATTGGTTGTATCAGTCTTGGCCTTGTCAGCCATGGCTAAAGCAGGTTCCCCAATTGTTCAGTACATCTTTGGGGACTCCCTGACTGAAGTTGGGAACAATAACTACCTTGCATCTCTAGCCAAGGCAAACTATCCATGGTATGGCATCGACTACCCAAGTGGGATAACAGGCAGATTCACCAATGGCAGAACAATTGGCGACATTTTAT CTGAAAAACTGGGTGTTCCATCTCCTCCTGCTTACCTCTCATTATCCCAAAACGATGATGCGATACTTCAAGGGGTGAATTATGCGTCTGGAGGATCTGGCATTCTCAATCAGACCGGGGTTTACTTT GTTCAGTGTTTGTCATTCCATCAACAGATAGATTACTTTGAGGCCACGAAAAATGCTATCAAGGGAAAAATCGGCGAACAAGCAGCTGAGAAGTTGGTCAACAATGCTATCTTTTACATAGGAGTGGGAAGCAACGACTTTGTGAACAATTTCCTGCAGCCCTTCATGCCTGATGCGCAGCAGTATGATTCAGATACGTTCATAGACTACCTCATGTCCACCTTAGATGGACAACTCACG AGGCTTCACAGTCTAGGAGCTCGGAAGATTGTCTATAACGGCCTAGGTCCGATGGGCTGCATTCCCTCACAGAGGGTGAGAACTTCAACAGGAGAATGCTTGGAAAGTGTCAACAGTTTGGCCCTCAAGTTCAACAGCGCACTCAAGGCCAAGACAAAGGAGCTCAACAGCCGCTTACCTGACGCCGACTTCACGGTTGCTGATATCTACTCAATAGTGTTGGATTTAATTATGAATCCTGCTACCTATG GCTTCAAATATGCAAACACATCTTGCTGCAATGTGGACGGCACGTTAGGAGGCCTCTGCCTACCCAACACCAGACTCTGCAGTAGTAGACATGATTACGTCTTCTGGGACGCCTACCACCCAAGCGACGCAGCCAACGTTGTGATTGCAGAGAAGCTTTTCAACGACCCGGATCTGCAAATCGGAGCCAGAGCTAACGGTTACTCGGCTCCTCCCAGTCCAAAACCACAGCGCAAATATAGAAAAGCGCCTCCCCGAATGCCATGA
- the LOC116259461 gene encoding glucan endo-1,3-beta-glucosidase 3-like, with translation MPMFIVLLLLLALSAAGDEGAFVGVNIGTSVSDMPSPTQVVALLKTQQVTDVRLFDADRAMLLALANTGIKVTVTVPNNQLLAIGQSNSTAANWVAKNVAAFLPATNITAIAVGNEVLTTIPNAAPVLVSAMKFIHSALVASNLDSTVKVSTPHSSDIILDSFPPSQAFFNRTWNPILLPMLQFLQQTNSYFMLNVYPYYVYMQSNGVIALDYALFRPLPPNKEAVDSNTLLHYTNVFDAVVDACYFAMSFLNFTNVRVVVTESGWPSHGDPSAEPAATIDNADTYNSNLIRHVLNNTGTPKHPGIPVSTYIYELYNEDLKPGPTSEKNWGLFEADGTPVYTLHLTGSGVVLANDTTNQTYCIAASGVDEKLLQAALDWACGPGKVDCKPILQGQSCYDPDTVQAHASYAFNAYYHQTGMSPGSCDFKGVASITTTDPSHDSCIFTGSGGKNGSFIGSAIAPSSNSTAASGGSSSLFGSSFSTFLMIVEGLLVVGSLL, from the exons ATGCCAATGTTTATtgtccttctccttctcttggCATTGTCCGCGGCCGGAGATGAag GGGCATTCGTGGGAGTAAATATAGGAACTTCTGTGAGCGACATGCCATCACCCACGCAGGTGGTGGCCCTTCTCAAGACTCAGCAGGTCACCGATGTCCGTCTTTTTGATGCTGATCGCGCAATGCTGTTAGCCCTTGCCAATACAGGGATCAAGGTGACTGTTACTGTGCCTAACAATCAGCTGCTGGCAATCGGTCAGTCCAATTCTACTGCTGCTAATTGGGTGGCAAAGAACGTTGCAGCGTTCCTTCCTGCAACAAACATCACAGCAATAGCTGTGGGCAATGAGGTGCTGACCACCATCCCCAATGCAGCTCCTGTACTGGTTTCTGCCATGAAATTCATCCACTCAGCTCTTGTAGCATCAAACCTTGATTCGACTGTTAAAGTCAGCACCCCACATTCTTCAGACATCATTCTGGATTCCTTCCCGCCATCCCAGGCATTTTTCAACCGCACCTGGAATCCAATACTGTTGCCAATGCTTCAGTTCTTACAGCAGACTAACTCATACTTCATGCTTAATGTCTACCCATATTATGTCTATATGCAAAGCAATGGAGTTATTGCACTTGATTATGCCCTTTTCCGACCTCTCCCGCCTAACAAAGAGGCTGTCGACTCCAACACTCTGCTACACTACACTAATGTGTTTGATGCTGTTGTTGATGCATGCTACTTTGCAATGTCATTTTTGAACTTCACTAATGTTCGAGTTGTTGTCACTGAATCTGGATGGCCATCTCATGGTGATCCATCGGCTGAACCTGCGGCTACAATTGATAATGCTGATACATATAATAGCAATTTGATAAGGCATGTGCTGAATAATACTGGAACTCCAAAACATCCTGGTATTCCAGTGAGCACATACATTTATGAGCTATATAATGAGGATTTGAAGCCTGGACCTACTTCTGAAAAGAACTGGGGCTTGTTCGAGGCAGATGGAACACCGGTTTATACTCTGCATTTGACTGGATCAGGGGTGGTTTTGGCGAATGACACAACAAATCAAACATATTGCATTGCTGCAAGTGGAGTTGATGAGAAGCTCTTGCAGGCAGCCTTGGACTGGGCTTGTGGACCTGGGAAAGTGGATTGCAAGCCAATTTTGCAGGGCCAATCATGCTATGATCCAGATACGGTTCAGGCCCATGCTTCGTATGCTTTTAATGCTTATTACCATCAGACAGGAATGAGTCCTGGTAGCTGTGATTTCAAGGGAGTCGCTTCCATCACCACTACAGATCCAA GTCATGATTCTTGTATTTTTACTGGAAG TGGTGGTAAGAATGGCAGCTTTATCGGCAGCGCCATTGCTCCTTCATCCAATTCCACTGCAGCTTCGGGTGGTTCTTCTAGCCTTTTTGGCTCATCTTTTTCTACGTTCCTTATGATCGTCGAAGGATTGCTCGTAGTTGGCAGTCTCTTGTGA